Proteins encoded within one genomic window of Spirulina major PCC 6313:
- a CDS encoding type I restriction endonuclease subunit R, translating to MPNFISEDDIEQATLDRLKHHGYHTLNCYTPKPETLNDQSHRTDKRDVIFRDRLRTAAIALNPEIPPEAIDTALKQLCDRRQTQNAIDANRELDNLIRDGIPIEYKKDRSSDRRRTKRDRVRVIDFDRPENNQFLAVSQLWIQSTGTAATASYRRPDILIYINGLPLVFIELKNANRPLRTAYDDNLINYKHDIPQLFLTNALCILSNAIETRLGSYTATWEYFFQWLRPEDETEKIDRQQIRDTGTSLDRLIDGLLAPAKLLDYLENFILYNDNPGKTQKIIAQNHQFIGVNKGFEKFQHRAECAGKLGVFWHTQGSGKSYSMIFYARKIFRKCTGNYSFVVVTDREDLDGQIYKTFLHTNTVSKANAAQPKDSQQLRDFLSQNKRLIFTLIHKFRYDKGEKYPLLSDRNDIIVIVDEAHRTQYKTLAENMRAGLPNAQYLAFTGTPLLGRDRKTNEWFGDYVSEYNFSQSMDDGATVPLFYNKRVPEVTNQNEDLSDEFNEIIEDENLSEAQQEKLERQFSTTLAIIKRDDRLEAIARDIVYHFPRRGYLGKAMAIAVDKFTAVKLYDKVQRLWKAELKQLRGHIKHSTNDLEKKRLKHRLDYMRDVEMAVVVSAENGEAEKFTAQGLDIRPHRDRMIQRDIEAEFKDPNHPLQLVFVCAMWLTGFDAPTISTLYLDKPQKGHTLMQTIARANRVTSHRIHGIDKKNGEIVDYYGVFGRLKQAVKDYGQGSDGLDAVPVQDKTALFALLDEAIARGRAFLSDRHIDIDTVLTADNISQNLHLCDSWANTIIVPDESRRSFKVFENTITALYEACKPEILGRPIVRQVALFQYLRGILDGLAQRQDIDLATQKINELLDESIVVNSQQFDRAKAFTDSYQIQKRGKVWDLSQIDFEKLQQEFRQTTYKNIAIADLRAFLEAKLAQMLTENRTRRAFADRLQNIIENYNAQSSDADTNFEELVKFAATLREEGDRHIRLGLTEDELEIYDLLCTDKLTKADEKKVRLAAKALLQRLTAAQPKILVQDWYKDSQTRTQVRNAVDAVLDEHLPEESYDQALFFEKRDKVFDLTLDLAINRQKWAA from the coding sequence ATGCCCAACTTCATCAGCGAAGACGACATCGAACAAGCCACCCTCGATCGCCTCAAACACCACGGCTACCACACCCTCAACTGCTACACCCCAAAACCCGAAACCCTCAACGACCAATCCCACCGCACCGACAAACGCGACGTGATCTTCCGCGATCGCCTCCGAACCGCCGCGATCGCCCTGAACCCAGAAATTCCCCCAGAGGCGATCGACACCGCCCTGAAACAACTGTGCGATCGTCGCCAAACTCAGAATGCGATCGATGCAAACCGCGAACTTGATAACCTGATTCGTGACGGCATCCCAATTGAATATAAAAAAGATCGAAGCAGCGATCGGAGACGGACAAAACGCGATCGGGTGAGAGTGATTGACTTTGATCGCCCCGAAAATAATCAATTTCTCGCCGTTTCCCAACTCTGGATACAAAGCACCGGAACCGCCGCCACCGCCAGCTATCGCCGCCCCGATATTTTGATTTATATCAACGGCCTGCCCCTCGTGTTTATCGAACTCAAAAACGCCAACCGCCCACTCCGCACCGCCTACGACGACAACCTCATCAACTATAAACACGACATCCCCCAACTCTTTCTCACCAACGCCCTCTGTATTCTCAGTAATGCGATCGAAACCCGCCTGGGTAGCTATACCGCCACCTGGGAATACTTCTTTCAATGGTTGCGCCCCGAAGACGAAACCGAAAAAATCGATCGCCAACAGATCCGCGACACCGGCACCAGCCTCGATCGCCTCATTGACGGACTCCTCGCCCCCGCCAAACTCCTCGACTATCTCGAAAACTTTATTCTCTACAACGACAACCCAGGCAAAACCCAGAAAATCATCGCCCAAAATCACCAATTTATCGGCGTGAATAAAGGCTTTGAGAAATTCCAGCATCGCGCCGAATGTGCGGGCAAACTGGGAGTCTTTTGGCATACCCAAGGCTCCGGAAAAAGCTACTCGATGATTTTTTATGCCCGTAAAATTTTCCGCAAATGCACCGGGAACTATAGCTTTGTCGTCGTCACCGATCGCGAAGACCTCGACGGCCAGATTTATAAAACCTTCCTCCACACCAACACCGTCAGCAAAGCCAACGCCGCCCAACCCAAAGACAGCCAACAACTGCGGGACTTTCTCAGCCAAAACAAACGCCTGATCTTTACCCTGATTCATAAATTTCGCTACGACAAAGGCGAAAAATACCCGCTCCTGAGCGATCGCAACGACATCATCGTGATCGTCGATGAAGCCCACCGCACCCAATACAAAACCCTCGCTGAAAATATGCGCGCTGGCCTGCCCAATGCTCAATATCTCGCCTTCACGGGTACGCCATTGTTGGGGCGCGATCGTAAAACAAACGAATGGTTTGGGGATTATGTTTCGGAATATAACTTCAGCCAATCCATGGACGACGGCGCAACCGTGCCGCTGTTTTATAACAAGCGCGTCCCCGAAGTCACCAACCAAAACGAAGACCTCAGCGACGAATTTAACGAAATCATTGAAGACGAAAACCTCAGCGAGGCCCAACAGGAAAAACTCGAACGCCAATTTTCCACCACCCTCGCCATTATTAAACGTGATGATCGGTTAGAAGCGATCGCCCGCGATATTGTCTACCACTTCCCTCGGCGCGGCTACCTCGGTAAAGCAATGGCGATCGCTGTCGATAAATTCACCGCCGTGAAACTGTATGACAAAGTGCAGCGTCTCTGGAAAGCCGAACTCAAACAGCTACGCGGCCACATCAAACACAGCACCAACGACCTAGAAAAAAAACGACTCAAACACCGCCTCGACTATATGCGCGATGTTGAAATGGCCGTCGTCGTCAGCGCCGAAAATGGCGAAGCGGAAAAATTCACCGCCCAAGGTCTCGACATTCGCCCCCACCGCGATCGCATGATTCAGCGCGACATCGAAGCCGAATTTAAAGACCCCAACCACCCGCTGCAACTGGTTTTCGTCTGTGCCATGTGGCTGACGGGTTTTGATGCGCCCACCATCTCGACCCTGTATCTCGACAAACCCCAAAAAGGCCACACCCTGATGCAAACCATCGCCCGCGCCAACCGGGTCACCTCCCACCGCATCCACGGCATCGACAAGAAAAACGGCGAAATCGTCGATTATTACGGCGTTTTCGGACGACTCAAACAAGCCGTTAAGGATTACGGCCAAGGCAGCGACGGCCTTGATGCTGTTCCGGTGCAGGACAAAACCGCCCTGTTTGCGCTGCTCGATGAAGCGATCGCACGGGGGCGGGCCTTTTTAAGCGATCGTCATATCGATATTGATACCGTCCTCACTGCCGATAACATCTCCCAAAATCTCCACCTGTGCGACAGTTGGGCGAATACGATCATTGTCCCCGATGAATCGCGCCGCTCTTTTAAAGTATTCGAGAACACGATCACCGCGCTTTACGAAGCCTGCAAACCGGAAATTCTCGGTCGGCCCATCGTGCGTCAGGTGGCGCTGTTTCAATACCTACGCGGCATCCTCGATGGCCTCGCCCAACGCCAAGACATCGATCTCGCCACCCAAAAAATTAACGAACTGCTCGATGAAAGCATTGTGGTCAATAGCCAGCAGTTCGATCGCGCCAAAGCATTCACCGACAGCTATCAGATTCAAAAACGGGGCAAGGTGTGGGATCTGAGCCAAATCGATTTTGAAAAACTTCAGCAAGAATTTCGTCAGACCACCTATAAAAATATTGCGATCGCTGACCTTCGCGCCTTCCTCGAAGCCAAACTCGCGCAAATGCTCACCGAAAACCGCACCCGCCGCGCCTTTGCCGATCGACTCCAGAACATCATCGAAAACTACAACGCCCAAAGCAGCGATGCGGACACCAATTTTGAGGAACTCGTTAAATTTGCCGCAACTTTGCGCGAAGAAGGCGATCGCCACATCCGCCTCGGCCTCACTGAAGACGAACTCGAAATCTACGACCTCCTCTGCACGGATAAACTCACCAAAGCCGACGAAAAAAAAGTCCGCCTCGCGGCCAAAGCTCTCCTGCAACGTTTAACCGCAGCACAGCCCAAAATATTAGTGCAGGACTGGTACAAAGACAGTCAAACCCGAACCCAGGTTCGCAACGCAGTAGACGCGGTACTCGACGAGCATCTCCCGGAAGAGAGCTACGATCAAGCCCTCTTCTTTGAGAAGCGCGACAAGGTGTTTGACCTCACCCTAGACTTGGCAATCAATCGCCAGAAATGGGCGGCATGA
- a CDS encoding SGNH/GDSL hydrolase family protein, with amino-acid sequence MVGLELGAKALVLMMGNGDRINDIGPSANSNIDRLNFISKEGESLTGMPQAGQLKAKSSIAVGYELVSDQSTEIWTINPQGFRDNEPVPLEKPQGEIRIFLLGGSTAFGQGLSDPTTLVSEKLETRLQERLEQQQRSPEKYQPATLPFTAEQRQAVAKLPPRIRSGNYRIINAAVPGYASGNQLAQLALKILPYQPDVIVVLNGYDDLMLDSSEDSVGIPVRNQLLTQPVRHFGLFITQPVRGFIQNTTFARVLQYYFFNSNPDLAESSLPVRQGEDSLTDYLPSPDDTEELSQRVERYRSHIKQMVQLSAGARVPLIVALQPEITGISPEKRSGNVETTRITQNLDATYQATITAAYQQLDEANKSLESAYPNNIRVFNYYDLFDSMANLGAFQDTVHLTAVAHQTLAERLYNAITGLPNLQQKPAEPAR; translated from the coding sequence TTGGTTGGCTTGGAACTGGGTGCGAAAGCCCTCGTTTTGATGATGGGCAATGGCGATCGCATCAACGACATCGGCCCCAGCGCCAACAGCAACATTGACCGCCTCAACTTCATTTCCAAAGAAGGAGAGTCTCTCACCGGAATGCCCCAGGCGGGCCAACTCAAAGCCAAATCCAGTATTGCCGTCGGGTATGAACTCGTCTCCGACCAAAGCACCGAGATTTGGACGATTAACCCCCAAGGCTTTCGCGATAACGAACCCGTACCCCTGGAAAAACCGCAGGGTGAAATTCGGATCTTTCTCTTGGGCGGTTCGACCGCCTTTGGTCAGGGTCTCAGCGACCCCACCACCCTAGTGAGCGAAAAACTAGAAACACGCTTGCAAGAACGCCTTGAGCAGCAACAGCGATCGCCCGAAAAATATCAACCCGCCACCTTACCCTTCACCGCCGAACAACGCCAAGCTGTCGCCAAACTGCCTCCCCGGATTCGGTCTGGCAACTATCGCATCATCAACGCTGCCGTTCCCGGCTACGCCTCCGGCAATCAACTCGCCCAACTCGCCCTCAAAATTCTTCCCTATCAACCCGATGTGATCGTCGTCTTGAACGGATATGACGACCTGATGCTTGACTCTAGCGAAGACAGCGTTGGCATCCCCGTGCGCAATCAGCTTCTCACTCAACCCGTGCGCCATTTTGGCCTCTTTATCACCCAGCCTGTGCGCGGCTTCATTCAAAACACCACCTTCGCTAGGGTGCTGCAATACTATTTCTTTAACTCCAATCCCGACCTCGCCGAGAGTAGTTTACCCGTGCGTCAAGGCGAGGATTCGTTGACGGACTATTTGCCCAGCCCCGATGACACCGAGGAATTGAGCCAACGGGTCGAACGCTACCGCAGCCACATCAAGCAGATGGTGCAACTCTCTGCCGGGGCACGAGTGCCATTAATCGTGGCCTTGCAACCGGAAATTACGGGCATTTCCCCCGAAAAACGCAGTGGGAACGTCGAAACGACCCGCATCACCCAAAATCTAGATGCAACCTACCAAGCCACGATTACCGCTGCCTATCAGCAACTCGATGAGGCGAACAAGTCTCTAGAATCCGCCTACCCCAATAATATTCGCGTCTTCAATTACTACGATCTCTTTGATTCGATGGCGAATCTCGGCGCGTTTCAAGATACGGTTCATTTGACAGCAGTGGCACACCAAACCCTCGCAGAACGGCTCTACAATGCGATCACGGGACTCCCGAACCTACAACAAAAACCGGCTGAACCTGCCCGTTAA